A stretch of Camelina sativa cultivar DH55 chromosome 18, Cs, whole genome shotgun sequence DNA encodes these proteins:
- the LOC104761232 gene encoding WD repeat-containing protein RUP1: protein MEALFCSEIPNNNIRSSINDLSYSSSSSSYTWPTIMTSSSTVMNTENIPRCDWDLSLSAVVSSASTGSDAIGAIEFDPSGETIATGGIARKIRTYHLSSLLGSRDDHVTASESCICTPAKLSSLRWRPDLSGRAIGSGDYDGVVTEYDVEKQVPVFERDEHGGRRIWSVDYTLHNGSLIGASGSDDGTVQMWDPRNGRTLEETVRPGGGAAVCSVEFDPFGGSSLAVGCADRNAYVYDIRRLVDPLIVLDGHTKTVTYARFMDPHTIVTGSTDGSLKQWDIDNGRRVVRTYRGHVNSRNFVGLSVWRHGGLVVSGSENNQVFVYDKRWEEPVWVCELGQTDRFGSDRRFVSSVCLRQVDEDWCTLVAGGSDGVLEIFSGKRS, encoded by the coding sequence ATGGAGGCTTTGTTCTGCTCTGAgataccaaacaacaacatcagatCCTCCATTAACGATctctcttactcttcttcttcttcttcatatacaTGGCCAACAATCATGACCTCCTCTTCCACAGTCATGAACACAGAGAACATTCCTAGATGCGACTGGGATCTTTCTCTCTCCGCCGTTGTTTCCTCCGCATCCACCGGATCAGACGCTATAGGAGCAATCGAGTTCGACCCGAGCGGAGAGACCATAGCTACGGGAGGTATCGCGAGAAAGATCAGAACGTACCATTTGAGTTCTTTGTTAGGGTCACGTGACGATCACGTTACGGCTTCAGAGAGCTGTATATGCACGCCAGCGAAGCTAAGCAGTCTTAGATGGAGACCCGATTTATCTGGTCGGGCTATCGGGTCTGGAGACTACGACGGGGTTGTCACGGAGTACGACGTTGAGAAACAAGTTCCTGTTTTCGAGAGAGACGAGCATGGAGGTAGAAGGATTTGGAGCGTGGACTACACGCTACACAATGGCTCTCTTATAGGCGCGTCGGGCTCCGACGACGGAACGGTTCAAATGTGGGATCCACGTAACGGACGGACGTTGGAAGAAACGGTTAGGCCCGGAGGCGGCGCGGCGGTCTGTTCGGTAGAGTTTGATCCGTTCGGTGGATCTTCGTTAGCCGTCGGATGCGCTGACCGGAATGCTTACGTGTACGACATCAGAAGACTCGTTGATCCTTTGATCGTATTAGACGGTCATACCAAAACGGTGACGTATGCTCGGTTCATGGATCCTCATACGATCGTCACTGGTTCGACCGACGGTAGCTTGAAACAATGGGATATAGATAACGGACGGCGCGTGGTTCGAACGTACCGAGGGCATGTTAATAGCCGGAACTTTGTCGGGTTGTCGGTTTGGAGACATGGTGGTTTGGTCGTGTCCGGGTCGGAGAATAACCAAGTGTTCGTGTATGATAAGAGGTGGGAGGAACCGGTTTGGGTGTGTGAGTTGGGTCAAACAGATCGGTTTGGGTCTGACCGACGGTTCGTGAGCAGTGTGTGTTTGAGACAAGTGGATGAAGATTGGTGCACACTTGTTGCCGGAGGATCCGATGGGGTTTTAGAGATTTTCTCGGGCAAACGGAGCTAA
- the LOC104761229 gene encoding chromosome transmission fidelity protein 8 homolog, producing the protein MEIRVKCRCGEEECSEWAIVELQGVVETQASFEGSIQNLEIGRLCHTESSQETYTFTVGYHELIGSKVTLKKPLLVLKKLQLDDEVSGKTTELEVVGIIRTKILFKTRPKPLISGTN; encoded by the exons atggagaTTCGAGTAAAGTGTAGATGCGGAGAAGAAGAGTGTAGCGAGTGGGCGATCGTTGAACTCCAAGGAGTCGTTGAGACTCAAGCTTCGTTCGAAGGTTCTATTCAGAATCTGGAAATCGGTCGGCTCTGTCATACCGAATCGTCGCAG GAAACGTACACGTTCACGGTGGGTTACCATGAACTCATAGGCTCTAAAGTGACTCTAAAGAAGCCATTACTGGTTTTGAAGAAGCTTCAGTTGGATGATGAAGTTTCAGGGAAAACAACGGAACTTGAAGTTGTTGGGATTATACGAACAAAGATCTTGTTTAAGACCAGACCTAAGCCTCTCATTTCCG gAACAAACTGA
- the LOC104761230 gene encoding methyl-CpG-binding domain-containing protein 13-like isoform X3: MNSDLSIVASQVLEDLGEKEEAKDPIETQPIVKRVTRSQAKASKNEEVVDLKRKNLSSSNAKSAKESVKSRMRSSARSQEPKKESAMKEEDEKGSTEKRITRSKAKVKTKELSNSVARRTSKRLAGIELEPTPELKTRTKVQRIVPPDEQQTPECNKTGTKAQRIIPPDDGTAGKCTDDEQTPECNKIGTKAQRITAPDDGTAGKCKQPVNPVATSGLNETEIPLNKEAAKSYIENRSQKPYAAAAATSNNRVSAEMAVGVKKIRKSVGRKPSVDKKTVKTPPIIYELNPVFHLDGYMQKEEMSPVSLPPDDGKAGKCKHPVNPVATSGLKETEIPLNKEAAKSYIEHRSQKPYAAAAATSNNRVSAEMAVGVKKIRKSVGRKPSVDKKTVKTPPIIYELNPVFHLDGYMQKEEMSPVSPLSCETSATKWEKTGAGIRLGGSSPKDKLTTSVKATEISDLGLPNKGTHPRPCDTIQRRNKLGNELSNSSVVRGACSKVMEKNTNSFSSAYNSTLADLWKDPCIAFAIKTLTGGESLHLPNTPAISSDPTNNHTEQKGVSFIPETTGNVNICSEKPSEPPVPDIWKDPCIDFAIKTLTGAIPIGLDEPQVKSKSEGMKITTMQEREGRSSNCDHLVQQCNMKNKSVDKGDLCAQSLSKV; the protein is encoded by the exons ATGAATTCTGACTTGAGCATCGTAGCCTCACAAGTTCTTGAGGATTTGGGGGAGAAGGAAGAGGCGAAAGATCCTATCGAAACGCAACCCATAGTGAAACGGGTTACTAGGAGCCAAGCTAAAGCTAGTAAGAATGAGGAAGTCGTggatttaaaaagaaagaacctGTCTTCATCAAATGCAAAATCAGCAAAAG AGTCTGTAAAATCCAGAATGAGGAGCAGTGCAAGGTCACAAGAACCAAAGAAGGAATCTGctatgaaggaagaagatgaaaaaggtTCTACTGAAAAACGGATTACAAGGAGTAAAGCTAAAGTGAAGACGAAGGAGCTAAGTAATAGTGTAGCCCGGCGAACATCAAAACGATTAGCTGGTATTGAGCTTGAACCAACGCCTGAACTGAAGACAAGAACCAAAGTTCAACGAATAGTACCTCCTGATGAACAGCAGACGCCTGAATGTAATAAGACAGGAACCAAAGCTCAACGAATAATACCTCCTGATGATGGCACAGCCGGAAAGTGCACTGATGATGAACAGACGCCTGAATGTAATAAGATAGGAACCAAAGCTCAACGAATAACAGCTCCTGATGATGGCACAGCCGGAAAGTGCAAGCAACCTGTGAATCCTGTTGCTACCAGCGGATTGAACGAGACGGAGATACCCCTCAACAAGGAAGCAGCTAAAAGCTATATTGAAAATCGTTCTCAGAAACCatatgctgctgctgctgctacaaGCAATAATCGTGTGAGTGCAGAAATGGCAGTGGGAGTTAAAAAGATCCGTAAATCAGTAGGCAGAAAGCCTTCTGTAGACAAGAAGACAGTAAAAACACCACCGATTATATATGAACTGAATCCAGTTTTTCATCTTGACGGTTACATGCAGAAGGAAGAAATGTCGCCTGTCTCNCTACCTCCTGATGATGGCAAAGCCGGAAAGTGCAAGCATCCTGTGAATCCTGTTGCTACCAGTGGATTGAAAGAGACGGAGATACCCCTCAACAAGGAAGCAGCTAAAAGCTATATTGAACATCGTTCTCAGAAACCatatgctgctgctgctgctacaaGCAATAATCGTGTGAGTGCAGAAATGGCAGTGGGAGTTAAAAAGATCCGTAAATCAGTAGGCAGAAAGCCTTCTGTAGACAAGAAGACAGTGAAAACACCACCGATTATATATGAACTGAATCCAGTTTTTCATCTTGACGGTTACATGCAAAAGGAAGAAATGTCGCCTGTGTCACCGTTGTCTTGCGAAACTTCTGCAACAAAGTGGGAGAAGACAGGAGCAGGCATAAGGCTGGGAGGTTCTAGTCCAAAGGATAAACTTACTACCAGTGTCAAAGCAACTGAGATCTCGGATTTGGGATTACCAAATAAAGGAACGCATCCACGTCCTTGTGATACCATTCAAAGGAGAAATAAATTAGGCAACGAGTTATCTAACTCATCTGTAGTAAGAGGCGCATGCTCAAAAGTGATGGAGAAGAATACCAACAGCTTCTCTTCAGCATATAACTCGACTCTTGCAGATCTTTGGAAAGATCCTTGCATCGCCTTTGCTATCAAAACTCTGACCGGAGGAGAGTCGCTGCATCTTCCTAACACCCCAGCAATCTCTTCTGATCCCACCAACAATCACACCGAGCAGAAAGGAGTCTCCTTTATCCCAGAGACTACTGGTAATGTTAACATATGCTCTGAAAAACCAAGTGAACCCCCAGTTCCGGATATCTGGAAAGACCCGTGTATCGACTTTGCTATAAAAACTCTGACAGGCGCCATCCCTATAGGGTTAGATGAACCACAAGTGAAATCAAAGTCTGAGGGAATGAAGATTACCACAATGCAAGAACGGGAAGGTAGGTCAAGCAACTGTGATCATTTGGTTCAACAATGTAACATGAAGAACAAGTCTGTGGATAAAGGAGACTTGTGTGCACAATCTTTATCTAAGGTCtaa
- the LOC104761230 gene encoding methyl-CpG-binding domain-containing protein 13-like isoform X1 gives MEGEGISAERRVEIRVRKNGRKDKVIVEKSAAKGLPEGWIKKLEITNRSSRKIRRDPFFIDPKSGYIFQSFKDASRYVETGDIGHYARKVKESYTEDDDSGNGKTVLCLQYVEKRSADDLLEKEKKIDTHVRESKPRNLSTSDEHSRKCNMNSDLSIVASQVLEDLGEKEEAKDPIETQPIVKRVTRSQAKASKNEEVVDLKRKNLSSSNAKSAKESVKSRMRSSARSQEPKKESAMKEEDEKGSTEKRITRSKAKVKTKELSNSVARRTSKRLAGIELEPTPELKTRTKVQRIVPPDEQQTPECNKTGTKAQRIIPPDDGTAGKCTDDEQTPECNKIGTKAQRITAPDDGTAGKCKQPVNPVATSGLNETEIPLNKEAAKSYIENRSQKPYAAAAATSNNRVSAEMAVGVKKIRKSVGRKPSVDKKTVKTPPIIYELNPVFHLDGYMQKEEMSPVSLPPDDGKAGKCKHPVNPVATSGLKETEIPLNKEAAKSYIEHRSQKPYAAAAATSNNRVSAEMAVGVKKIRKSVGRKPSVDKKTVKTPPIIYELNPVFHLDGYMQKEEMSPVSPLSCETSATKWEKTGAGIRLGGSSPKDKLTTSVKATEISDLGLPNKGTHPRPCDTIQRRNKLGNELSNSSVVRGACSKVMEKNTNSFSSAYNSTLADLWKDPCIAFAIKTLTGGESLHLPNTPAISSDPTNNHTEQKGVSFIPETTGNVNICSEKPSEPPVPDIWKDPCIDFAIKTLTGAIPIGLDEPQVKSKSEGMKITTMQEREGRSSNCDHLVQQCNMKNKSVDKGDLCAQSLSKV, from the exons ATGGAGGGTGAAGGGATCTCAGCTGAGCGGAGAGTGGAGATTAGAGTAAGGAAGAATGGGAGAAAGGATAAG GTTATAGTTGAGAAATCTGCAGCTAAAGGTTTACCTGAAGGATGGATCAAGAAGCTTGAAATAACAAACAGATCAAGCCGTAAAATCAGAAGAGATCCG TTCTTTATTGACCCTAAAAGTGGATACATCTTTCAATCCTTCAAAGATGCATCACGGTATGTTGAGACTGGCGATATTGGACATTATGCACGTAAGGTGAAGGAAAGCTATACCGAAGATGATGATTCCGGAAATGGAAAGACCGTC CTTTGTCTGCAGTATGTGGAAAAGAGATCTGCTGATGATTTAttggaaaaggagaaaaagatagATACTCATGTCAGAGAAAGTAAACCGAGAAACTTATCTACTTCTGATGAACATTCCAGGAAGT GTAATATGAATTCTGACTTGAGCATCGTAGCCTCACAAGTTCTTGAGGATTTGGGGGAGAAGGAAGAGGCGAAAGATCCTATCGAAACGCAACCCATAGTGAAACGGGTTACTAGGAGCCAAGCTAAAGCTAGTAAGAATGAGGAAGTCGTggatttaaaaagaaagaacctGTCTTCATCAAATGCAAAATCAGCAAAAG AGTCTGTAAAATCCAGAATGAGGAGCAGTGCAAGGTCACAAGAACCAAAGAAGGAATCTGctatgaaggaagaagatgaaaaaggtTCTACTGAAAAACGGATTACAAGGAGTAAAGCTAAAGTGAAGACGAAGGAGCTAAGTAATAGTGTAGCCCGGCGAACATCAAAACGATTAGCTGGTATTGAGCTTGAACCAACGCCTGAACTGAAGACAAGAACCAAAGTTCAACGAATAGTACCTCCTGATGAACAGCAGACGCCTGAATGTAATAAGACAGGAACCAAAGCTCAACGAATAATACCTCCTGATGATGGCACAGCCGGAAAGTGCACTGATGATGAACAGACGCCTGAATGTAATAAGATAGGAACCAAAGCTCAACGAATAACAGCTCCTGATGATGGCACAGCCGGAAAGTGCAAGCAACCTGTGAATCCTGTTGCTACCAGCGGATTGAACGAGACGGAGATACCCCTCAACAAGGAAGCAGCTAAAAGCTATATTGAAAATCGTTCTCAGAAACCatatgctgctgctgctgctacaaGCAATAATCGTGTGAGTGCAGAAATGGCAGTGGGAGTTAAAAAGATCCGTAAATCAGTAGGCAGAAAGCCTTCTGTAGACAAGAAGACAGTAAAAACACCACCGATTATATATGAACTGAATCCAGTTTTTCATCTTGACGGTTACATGCAGAAGGAAGAAATGTCGCCTGTCTCNCTACCTCCTGATGATGGCAAAGCCGGAAAGTGCAAGCATCCTGTGAATCCTGTTGCTACCAGTGGATTGAAAGAGACGGAGATACCCCTCAACAAGGAAGCAGCTAAAAGCTATATTGAACATCGTTCTCAGAAACCatatgctgctgctgctgctacaaGCAATAATCGTGTGAGTGCAGAAATGGCAGTGGGAGTTAAAAAGATCCGTAAATCAGTAGGCAGAAAGCCTTCTGTAGACAAGAAGACAGTGAAAACACCACCGATTATATATGAACTGAATCCAGTTTTTCATCTTGACGGTTACATGCAAAAGGAAGAAATGTCGCCTGTGTCACCGTTGTCTTGCGAAACTTCTGCAACAAAGTGGGAGAAGACAGGAGCAGGCATAAGGCTGGGAGGTTCTAGTCCAAAGGATAAACTTACTACCAGTGTCAAAGCAACTGAGATCTCGGATTTGGGATTACCAAATAAAGGAACGCATCCACGTCCTTGTGATACCATTCAAAGGAGAAATAAATTAGGCAACGAGTTATCTAACTCATCTGTAGTAAGAGGCGCATGCTCAAAAGTGATGGAGAAGAATACCAACAGCTTCTCTTCAGCATATAACTCGACTCTTGCAGATCTTTGGAAAGATCCTTGCATCGCCTTTGCTATCAAAACTCTGACCGGAGGAGAGTCGCTGCATCTTCCTAACACCCCAGCAATCTCTTCTGATCCCACCAACAATCACACCGAGCAGAAAGGAGTCTCCTTTATCCCAGAGACTACTGGTAATGTTAACATATGCTCTGAAAAACCAAGTGAACCCCCAGTTCCGGATATCTGGAAAGACCCGTGTATCGACTTTGCTATAAAAACTCTGACAGGCGCCATCCCTATAGGGTTAGATGAACCACAAGTGAAATCAAAGTCTGAGGGAATGAAGATTACCACAATGCAAGAACGGGAAGGTAGGTCAAGCAACTGTGATCATTTGGTTCAACAATGTAACATGAAGAACAAGTCTGTGGATAAAGGAGACTTGTGTGCACAATCTTTATCTAAGGTCtaa
- the LOC104763396 gene encoding 25.3 kDa vesicle transport protein-like codes for MVKLTIVGRVEDGLPLAQDQPYVNQQDNISFLMYKQQAEFHLTQISKGSLLHPKMTILLDHHSFNFLVEKKICYIVLSDSSYPRKLLFHYLQDLQKELDKLDETELIKTFSKPYSFGKIIGRIRKQYMDTRTQANLSKLNALREQELHVVTEHMNDIIQIRQLLETSEITSLDARTSVSTIWHSQCLQDIALKWTPVTIIIFVILVLFKARLIMTDDYLISTMI; via the exons ATGGTGAAGCTAACAATAGTTGGTAGGGTTGAAGATGGACTACCTCTTGCACAAGATCAACCCTATGTAAACCAACAAGACAACATTAGTTTCTTGATGTACAAGCAACAAGCCGAATTCCATCTTACACAAATCTCCAAAGGCTCATTGTTACATCCAAAGATGACCATATTGCTCGATCATCATTCTTTCAA CTtcttggtggagaagaagatatgttaCATCGTGCTATCGGATTCATCGTACCCAAGAAAGCTATTGTTTCATTACCTGCAGGATCTGCAAAAAGAACTTGATAAGCTCGACGAGACAGAACTGATCAAGACATTCTCAAAACCCTATAGCTTCGGTAAGATCATAGGGAGAATAAGGAAGCAATATATGGACACGAGAACACAGGCTAATCTATCGAAGCTGAATGCTTTGCGGGAACAAGAACTCCATGTAGTCACTGAGCATATGAATGATATAATACAAATACGACAACTTTTAG AAACATCTGAAATAACGTCTTTGGATGCACGAACGTCTGTTTCAACCATTTGGCACTCACAATGTCTTCAg GATATTGCGTTAAAATGGACACCAGTGACGATCATTATTTTCGTTATTCTTGTTCTTTTCAAAGCAAGATTGATTATGACAgatgattatttaatttcaacAATGATATAA
- the LOC104761233 gene encoding transcription factor LAF1-like, with amino-acid sequence MMTKSGERPKQRQRKGLWSPEEDQKLKNFIISHGHACWTTVPILAGLQRNGKSCRLRWINYLRPGLKRGTFSAEEEEIILTLHSSLGNKWSRIAKYLPGRTDNEIKNYWHSYLKKRWLKSQPQLKTQRSNLTESASSLVSCGKINLQETETLDHVISFEKLAEKPSSSPPQPQLSNTNMMNNGKYLPKLFFSEWISSSNPHIDYSSALTNSKHSSQTQDQIDDEEVMMINNNNNYSSLEDVMLRTEFLQPDHEYANYYSSGDFFITNDPNYV; translated from the exons ATGATGACCAAATCTGgagagagaccaaaacaaaGACAGAGGAAAGGGTTATGGTCACCTGAAGAAGACCAGAAGCTCAAGAACTTCATCATCTCTCATGGTCATGCTTGCTGGACCACTGTTCCCATCCTAgctg GATTGCAAAGGAATGGGAAAAGCTGCCGATTAAGGTGGATTAATTACCTAAGACCAGGGCTAAAGAGAGGAACGTTTagtgcagaagaagaagagatcataTTGACTTTACATTCTTCCTTGGGTAACAA GTGGTCAAGGATTGCTAAATACTTACCGGGAAGAACAGACAACGAGATAAAGAACTATTGGCACTCTTATCTGAAGAAGAGATGGCTCAAATCTCAACCACAACTCAAAACTCAAAGATCAAACCTCACAGAGTCTGCTTCTTCACTTGTTTCTTGCGGGAAAATAAACCTGCAGGAAACTGAAACCCTAGATCACGTGATCTCCTTCGAGAAATTAGCAGAGAAACCATCTTCATCACCACCACAACCACAATTAAGCAACacaaacatgatgaacaacggTAAATACTTGCCCAAGCTGTTCTTCTCCGAGTGGATCAGTTCTTCAAATCCGCACATCGACTACTCCTCTGCTCTTACAAATTCTAAGCACAGTAGTCAAACTCAAGATCAAATCGATGACGAAGAAGTAAtgatgatcaacaacaacaacaactactctTCACTTGAGGATGTCATGCTCCGTACAGAGTTCTTGCAGCCTGATCATGAGTATGCAAATTATTATTCTTCTGGAGATTTCTTCATCACCAACGACCCAAATTACGTTTAA
- the LOC104761231 gene encoding membrane steroid-binding protein 1-like: MALHLWQTLKEAIHAYTGLSPVVFFTALALAFAIYQVVSGWFASPFVDVRRNQRARSLAQEEEEPPIPQPVQVGEITEDELKQYDGSDPQKPLLMAIKHQIYDVTQSRMFYGPGGPYALFAGRDASRALAKMSFEEKDLTWDISGLGPFELEALQDWEYKFMSKYAKVGTVKVTGSEPEIASVSEPVETGDRDAHETTTPEKTVVEKSDEAPAESDLKKE, translated from the exons ATGGCACTACACCTATGGCAAACTCTCAAAGAAGCAATCCATGCTTACACAGGTCTCTCTCCTGTTGTCTTCTTCACCGCCCTTGCTCTCGCCTTCGCCATTTACCAAGTTGTCTCAGGCTGGTTCGCCTCACCTTTCGTTGATGTTCGCCGAAATCAGAGAGCTAGATCGTTGGctcaggaggaggaggagccacCGATTCCTCAGCCTGTTCAAGTTGGTGAGATCACTGAGGATGAGCTTAAACAGTACGATGGCTCTGATCCTCAAAAGCCCCTTCTTATGGCTATCAAACATCAGATCTATGATGTGACACAGAGcag GATGTTCTACGGACCAGGAGGACCATATGCTTTGTTTGCAGGGAGAGATGCTAGCCGAGCTCTTGCAAAGATGTCATTCGAGGAGAAAGACTTGACTTGGGATATCTCTGGTCTTGGTCCTTTTGAGCTAGAAGCTCTTCAAGATTGGGAGTACAAGTTCATGAGCAAGTATGCCAAGGTTGGTACTGTGAAAGTGACCGGTTCAGAACCTGAAATCGCCTCTGTGTCTGAACCCGTAGAAACCGGTGATCGTGATGCTCATGAGACCACAACGCCTGAGAAGACTGTTGTGGAGAAGAGTGACGAGGCTCCTGCTGAGAGTGATTTGAAGAAAGAATAG
- the LOC104761230 gene encoding methyl-CpG-binding domain-containing protein 13-like isoform X2 has product MEGEGISAERRVEIRVRKNGRKDKVIVEKSAAKGLPEGWIKKLEITNRSSRKIRRDPFFIDPKSGYIFQSFKDASRYVETGDIGHYARKVKESYTEDDDSGNGKTVYVEKRSADDLLEKEKKIDTHVRESKPRNLSTSDEHSRKCNMNSDLSIVASQVLEDLGEKEEAKDPIETQPIVKRVTRSQAKASKNEEVVDLKRKNLSSSNAKSAKESVKSRMRSSARSQEPKKESAMKEEDEKGSTEKRITRSKAKVKTKELSNSVARRTSKRLAGIELEPTPELKTRTKVQRIVPPDEQQTPECNKTGTKAQRIIPPDDGTAGKCTDDEQTPECNKIGTKAQRITAPDDGTAGKCKQPVNPVATSGLNETEIPLNKEAAKSYIENRSQKPYAAAAATSNNRVSAEMAVGVKKIRKSVGRKPSVDKKTVKTPPIIYELNPVFHLDGYMQKEEMSPVSLPPDDGKAGKCKHPVNPVATSGLKETEIPLNKEAAKSYIEHRSQKPYAAAAATSNNRVSAEMAVGVKKIRKSVGRKPSVDKKTVKTPPIIYELNPVFHLDGYMQKEEMSPVSPLSCETSATKWEKTGAGIRLGGSSPKDKLTTSVKATEISDLGLPNKGTHPRPCDTIQRRNKLGNELSNSSVVRGACSKVMEKNTNSFSSAYNSTLADLWKDPCIAFAIKTLTGGESLHLPNTPAISSDPTNNHTEQKGVSFIPETTGNVNICSEKPSEPPVPDIWKDPCIDFAIKTLTGAIPIGLDEPQVKSKSEGMKITTMQEREGRSSNCDHLVQQCNMKNKSVDKGDLCAQSLSKV; this is encoded by the exons ATGGAGGGTGAAGGGATCTCAGCTGAGCGGAGAGTGGAGATTAGAGTAAGGAAGAATGGGAGAAAGGATAAG GTTATAGTTGAGAAATCTGCAGCTAAAGGTTTACCTGAAGGATGGATCAAGAAGCTTGAAATAACAAACAGATCAAGCCGTAAAATCAGAAGAGATCCG TTCTTTATTGACCCTAAAAGTGGATACATCTTTCAATCCTTCAAAGATGCATCACGGTATGTTGAGACTGGCGATATTGGACATTATGCACGTAAGGTGAAGGAAAGCTATACCGAAGATGATGATTCCGGAAATGGAAAGACCGTC TATGTGGAAAAGAGATCTGCTGATGATTTAttggaaaaggagaaaaagatagATACTCATGTCAGAGAAAGTAAACCGAGAAACTTATCTACTTCTGATGAACATTCCAGGAAGT GTAATATGAATTCTGACTTGAGCATCGTAGCCTCACAAGTTCTTGAGGATTTGGGGGAGAAGGAAGAGGCGAAAGATCCTATCGAAACGCAACCCATAGTGAAACGGGTTACTAGGAGCCAAGCTAAAGCTAGTAAGAATGAGGAAGTCGTggatttaaaaagaaagaacctGTCTTCATCAAATGCAAAATCAGCAAAAG AGTCTGTAAAATCCAGAATGAGGAGCAGTGCAAGGTCACAAGAACCAAAGAAGGAATCTGctatgaaggaagaagatgaaaaaggtTCTACTGAAAAACGGATTACAAGGAGTAAAGCTAAAGTGAAGACGAAGGAGCTAAGTAATAGTGTAGCCCGGCGAACATCAAAACGATTAGCTGGTATTGAGCTTGAACCAACGCCTGAACTGAAGACAAGAACCAAAGTTCAACGAATAGTACCTCCTGATGAACAGCAGACGCCTGAATGTAATAAGACAGGAACCAAAGCTCAACGAATAATACCTCCTGATGATGGCACAGCCGGAAAGTGCACTGATGATGAACAGACGCCTGAATGTAATAAGATAGGAACCAAAGCTCAACGAATAACAGCTCCTGATGATGGCACAGCCGGAAAGTGCAAGCAACCTGTGAATCCTGTTGCTACCAGCGGATTGAACGAGACGGAGATACCCCTCAACAAGGAAGCAGCTAAAAGCTATATTGAAAATCGTTCTCAGAAACCatatgctgctgctgctgctacaaGCAATAATCGTGTGAGTGCAGAAATGGCAGTGGGAGTTAAAAAGATCCGTAAATCAGTAGGCAGAAAGCCTTCTGTAGACAAGAAGACAGTAAAAACACCACCGATTATATATGAACTGAATCCAGTTTTTCATCTTGACGGTTACATGCAGAAGGAAGAAATGTCGCCTGTCTCNCTACCTCCTGATGATGGCAAAGCCGGAAAGTGCAAGCATCCTGTGAATCCTGTTGCTACCAGTGGATTGAAAGAGACGGAGATACCCCTCAACAAGGAAGCAGCTAAAAGCTATATTGAACATCGTTCTCAGAAACCatatgctgctgctgctgctacaaGCAATAATCGTGTGAGTGCAGAAATGGCAGTGGGAGTTAAAAAGATCCGTAAATCAGTAGGCAGAAAGCCTTCTGTAGACAAGAAGACAGTGAAAACACCACCGATTATATATGAACTGAATCCAGTTTTTCATCTTGACGGTTACATGCAAAAGGAAGAAATGTCGCCTGTGTCACCGTTGTCTTGCGAAACTTCTGCAACAAAGTGGGAGAAGACAGGAGCAGGCATAAGGCTGGGAGGTTCTAGTCCAAAGGATAAACTTACTACCAGTGTCAAAGCAACTGAGATCTCGGATTTGGGATTACCAAATAAAGGAACGCATCCACGTCCTTGTGATACCATTCAAAGGAGAAATAAATTAGGCAACGAGTTATCTAACTCATCTGTAGTAAGAGGCGCATGCTCAAAAGTGATGGAGAAGAATACCAACAGCTTCTCTTCAGCATATAACTCGACTCTTGCAGATCTTTGGAAAGATCCTTGCATCGCCTTTGCTATCAAAACTCTGACCGGAGGAGAGTCGCTGCATCTTCCTAACACCCCAGCAATCTCTTCTGATCCCACCAACAATCACACCGAGCAGAAAGGAGTCTCCTTTATCCCAGAGACTACTGGTAATGTTAACATATGCTCTGAAAAACCAAGTGAACCCCCAGTTCCGGATATCTGGAAAGACCCGTGTATCGACTTTGCTATAAAAACTCTGACAGGCGCCATCCCTATAGGGTTAGATGAACCACAAGTGAAATCAAAGTCTGAGGGAATGAAGATTACCACAATGCAAGAACGGGAAGGTAGGTCAAGCAACTGTGATCATTTGGTTCAACAATGTAACATGAAGAACAAGTCTGTGGATAAAGGAGACTTGTGTGCACAATCTTTATCTAAGGTCtaa